DNA sequence from the Acidobacteriota bacterium genome:
CGGATGGTGAAAAACCCAGCGGAGGCGCCGGCGGTGACGGTCTACCTGCCGAGCCTGCTGCGCGGTGCCAGCGGCGGCCGCGGCGAGGTGACGGTGCGGGGGCGGACGGTGGAGGAGTGCATCGAGGCTCTGCTCAACGGCCAACCGCTTTTGCGCCCCCACCTCTTCACCGATGCCGGCGCGCAGCGTGAGCACGTCAGCATCTTCCTCAACGACACCGACGTGCGCTGGTTGGAGAGCTGGAACCACCCGGTGCGCTCCGGGGACACTCTGACCGTGCTGCAGGCGGTCTCCGGAGGCTGATGCGACAGCTGACCGGAGGAGGCCGAGGAGGCTCTACCGAAAGCCGCTCGCCGCGGGCCTCTGTGCTAGCATTTTTCCAAGGAGGACGACTGTGGATGCCGCCAAAAAGACTCGACTCGCCGAATTGCTGACGGATCCTGCGGCCGAGGCCCGAGGGTCCAACCCTCAGACGCCCGCCTCTCCGGATCCGGACGTGTTGGAGGACCTGGTGCAGGAGATTCGCCAGGACGCCACCGCCCGCGCCGGATCTTACCCACGGGATACGGAAGTCCCGGAAGGCGGCGAGTAATTCGGTTCCGAGGCGGCGGCTCCCACCTTCTTTCCTGCCGATTCCGCCTCACCTGAGCTCATGACATCCCCATCATGACCACTCCGGGCCCGGTGCTCGACCGCCTCATGGGGCTGGAAACCGAGTACGCCCTGCGCTTCACCTCTCCTCGTTCTCAAGGTCCCGGCAAGAGCGGTCATCCCGGCAACGACCGGATCTATCGTGCCCTGGCCGGCGCCGTGTCCGAGCTGGTCCACGCCCGCCCCGGCGACGGCGTTCCCTCCAAAGAGCAGATCTTCGTACAAAACGGCGGGGCGTTTTACTACGAGCATCTACCCCATTGTCCCGCCGGGGGGCTGCTCGAAGGCGCGACGCCGGAATGTCGTTCTCCCGCCCAATTGCTGACCTACCAGAAGGCTCAGGAGGAGCTGTTGAAGGCGGCGCTGCCGCGAGCCCGTCGCCGGCTGGCGTTTGCCCGAAGGAGAGGGCGGCCATCGGTGGCAGAGCTCCGTCTGGAAGGAGGGAGCCTGGGAGAGCTGGGTTGGGGAGATCTGGGCCTGGTGAAGAATTGCCGGGACGCCGCCGGCAACGTCTACGGAGCCCAGGAGAATTACGAGGTGGAGATCGCCCGCGGGCCCTGGTTGATGCTCTATCGCGCCGGGCTGGCGCTGCTGGTGCCCTGGTTTCTGCTCATGGCACTGCTTTCGTGGGTGATGAATCTGGTGCTCATCCTGCTGGTGCTGGTGGTGGCGGTGTGGGGTTGGAGCGTGGCGGTTCTCTTCCCTCGGTGGTCCGCCATGCGGCGGGTGGCGGCGCTTCTGCAGGCGGACGAAGACACCCTCGGCCGGCGCCTGGGCTGGTTCCAGCTGGTGCTGTCCCATGTCTTCATGGGGCCGGTGGCGACGCCCTTCGCCGTGCTTCTGGAGCTCACCGCCTTTCGCCATCTGCGGGCACCGCTGTGGCCGTTTCTCGCTTCCCGGGCGGTGATCGCCGGCGCCGGGACGGTGGAAGCCGGCGGCCGCTTCGCTCTGGCGGAGAAAGCACCAGCCCTGCGCCGGCTGTTGCGGCGCTCCATCTCCCCCAAAGGCCGGCCGGTGCTCGACACCGGCAACTTACTCAAGCAGGCTCTGAGCCCCATGACGTTCCGCTTCTCGGAGCTCCTCGGTCTCTTCCGCCGGCGCCAGCGGCTGCAGCTGGGGTTCGGAGACTCCAATGCCGCTCAATGGGCTGAATATTTGAAAATCGCCACCACGGCCTTGGTCTTGGATCTGGCGGAGGCGGATGAGCTGAAGACGAAGGCACCGAGGCTGCGCCGGCCGCTGGCGGCTTTCCACGCTCTGGCGGCGGATCCGACGCTGAAGCAGGCTGTAGAGCTGAAGGACGGGACGGAGCGCACCGCTCTGGAGCTCCAGCGCTTCTATCTCGAGCGGGCGGAAGATTGGCTGGCGCGGGCACCGGCGGTGTCGATGGAGGCTCGCCAGGTGGTGAAGCTTTGGCGGCAAGTGTTGGAGGCGCTGGAGGAGCGTCGTTGGGATACCCTGCTGGGCAAGCTCGACTGGGTGACCAAGCGCTACCTGCTCGAATCCTGCGGTACGAACACCGAGGGCCCGGGGACCGAGACCTCGGGTACCGGGAGCGCGGGGAAGGAGGCGGTGCTCAAGACACTGGACCTGCGCTACCACGAGCTCGGCGAGGGCTATCTGGCCCGGATGGAGGCGGCGGGGCTGGCGCCGAGGGTGGTGGAGCCGGAGACGGTGGAGCGAGCGATGGAAGAGCCGCCGGAGAAAACCCCGGCGTTCCTGCGCGGGGAGCTGATCCGGCGCCGAGGGGCTGCCCGGCTGCCCCTCAAGGTGACCTGGGACAGCGCGTGGATCGGTGGCCGGCTGCTCGGACAGGTGGTGCACTTCCGCGATCCCCGGGCGAACGGTAGACGAGAGCCCCAGATCTGAAGGGCTGCTTCGGAAGAATCCAAGAGAGGTCGAAGGCATGGTGAAGGCGACGTGGAACGGTGAGGTGGTGGCGCAGAGCGACAACACGGTGGTGGTGGAGGGCAATCACTACTTCCCGCCGGACTCCATCGAGGCGCGCTACTTTCGCGACAGCGGCACGACCTCGTTCTGCCCGTGGAAGGGCACGGCCCACTACTACAGCCTGGAGGTGGGCGGAGAGACCAACGTCGACGCGGCGTGGTTCTACCCGCAGCCGAAAGAGGCGGCGGAGGAAATCCGCGACCGGGTGGCCTTCTGGCGTGGCGTGCAGGTGCAGGAGGCATGATGCTGCGGGATGCCGAATCGATGAGCCGCGGGGCTCAGAGGCTCTCTCCGGCGTTCTTCCTGCTGATGCTGGCGGCGCTGCTGGTTGCGCCGCCGGCCGCTTCGCCAGCTCGGGCCTGGGGTACCACCGGTCATATGCTTACGGCCCAGATCGCCTACGACTCCCTGAGCCCGCAGGCGCGGGAGGAGGCGAACCGGCTCATCGCCGTGCTAGCGGCGGTGGATCCTCGGACGCCCCACTTCGTTCCCGCGTCGGTGTGGATGGACGAGGTGCGGGGTTCTGGGCTGCGCGCCATGGATACCTGGCATTACATCAACCTGCCGATCAACGCCGGCGGCTTGGCGGATGTGCCGGCGGCCCTGGAAACCAATGTGGTGTGGGCCATCGACCAGGCCGCTGAGACCCTCGCCAACCCCGAGGCCACCGATTTCGAGCGCGCCTTCATGTTGCGCATTCTGCTCCACGTGGTGGGCGACGTGCATCAGCCGCTGCACTGCGTCGGCCGGTTCACCACGGCCCTGCCAAAGGGGGATCGGGGCGGCAATCTCTTCTTCATCCAGCCGGTGGAGGAGGGGGCGCCGGATCAACTCCACTGGCTGTGGGACGCCACCGTGGGGCTCTTTCCCCGCATCGCCGTGGAAGACGACTGGCAGCCACAGATCGCCGCCCTGGCGGAGCGGATCATGACCGAGCATCCACGCCCGGTGCTGCCGCCGTGGCAGCGGGGGGCCGCCGAAGAGTGGGCGCGGGAGGGCTTCGAGCTTGCGCGTTCGGTGGTCTACGACGGCGTTGCCGAGGGCGCGCCGGTGACCCGGGAGTATGTGCTGCGGGCTCACCGGACGATCTCGGAGCGCCTGGCCTTGGCGGGGTATCGGCTGGCGCAGATCCTGGAAGCGACCCTCGTCCCGCCGACCACCGACGCGGAGCTCTCCGACGACGCTGCCGCGGCGGCCGAATAGCCGCAGCTAGACTCCCCTACTCTCATGCTGAAGATCCCCATTCCCGACACCGAGCACCATCTGGCGGTGCGTCTGGACGAATCCGCCGGCGAGGGCTCCAAGGGCCGGGCGGTGCTCTACCTTCACGGCTTCGGATCGAGCCAGGAGGCGGAGAAGGCGGAATTCTTTCGCCGGCGGGCGCTGGAGGCGGGCATGTCCTTCTGTTCGCTGGATTTCCGCGGCCACGGTGCCTCCGACGACGATCTCGAGGGGCTGACTCTGACCCGCAACGTCGAGGATGCTGACCTGGCTCTGCAGCAGCTGGAGGAGCGCGGCTATCCGCCACCGGTGGTCCTGGGTTCGTCCTTCGGCGCCCTCACCGGCTTGTGGCTGAGCGCCCTGCACCCCGATCGGGTCGCCGCCGGCCTGTACATCGCTCCCGCCCTCGACCTGGAAGAGCGAACCCGCAGCTGGGCGGGGGAGGAGGGCCTGGCCGCCTGGCGCGAGGCGGGCCGGGTGCGGGTCGCCACGCCGGTGGTGGAAACGGATTTGGGCTGGGATTTTCTGGCGGATTTCGAACGCTACACCCCGGCGGAGCTGAGCCGGCGTCTGGCCACTCCCTCCCTGCTCCTCCAGGGACAGCGGGACGACCAGGTGGGGTGGGAGCGAGTGGCGGCCTTCGCCGCCGCTTGCGATCGGACTCCGGTGGAGCTCCACCTCTTCTCCGACGGCGATCACCGCCTGTTGGATCGCAAGGCGCTCCTGTGGGAGCTGATGTCCCACTTCCTGGCTCGGCAAGGCTTTCCTCGCTAGGAGCTGTCTCGACGCGGGCCAGCTCAACATGAGCCGACGGCCCCGCATCTCCTCTCCATTCCCGCCGTCTCGGCGAAGATGCAAGTATTGGCTGGGGTCTAGTAGTAGTTTAGAATAACAATTATCTTAGGTTGTAGTTATTCGATTGTTGTGCTTGAGGTATTTGTTTCCGCGTTACGTATTTTGTAGTCGTCTTCATGCGATTTGCTTGGGCTAGTGACCAGCGAGGAGTTTGACTTGAGTGGGCCTTCAGAGGAGGAATGGAGCCCCGAGGGGCACCGCGAGGAGCTCTTTCGGAAGCTCTTTGACCTGCATTTTCAACCCGTCTGCAATTTTTTTGGTCGGAAAGGGCTGTCTTTCGACGATGCACTCGATTTAGCCCAGGAAACTTTTTTGCTCGCGTATCGTGGGATGGAGAGCTTCCGCGGGGACTCCTCCGCCAAGACCTGGTTGTTCACCATCGCCCGGCGGGTCTGGATCGACTTCCTACGCCGCCGGGGGGCGGGCAAGCGGGACGGCGTTCATGTCCCCGTAGAGCACGCGGAAGACTCCGCTCCGGCGGT
Encoded proteins:
- a CDS encoding proteasome accessory factor PafA2 family protein; amino-acid sequence: MTTPGPVLDRLMGLETEYALRFTSPRSQGPGKSGHPGNDRIYRALAGAVSELVHARPGDGVPSKEQIFVQNGGAFYYEHLPHCPAGGLLEGATPECRSPAQLLTYQKAQEELLKAALPRARRRLAFARRRGRPSVAELRLEGGSLGELGWGDLGLVKNCRDAAGNVYGAQENYEVEIARGPWLMLYRAGLALLVPWFLLMALLSWVMNLVLILLVLVVAVWGWSVAVLFPRWSAMRRVAALLQADEDTLGRRLGWFQLVLSHVFMGPVATPFAVLLELTAFRHLRAPLWPFLASRAVIAGAGTVEAGGRFALAEKAPALRRLLRRSISPKGRPVLDTGNLLKQALSPMTFRFSELLGLFRRRQRLQLGFGDSNAAQWAEYLKIATTALVLDLAEADELKTKAPRLRRPLAAFHALAADPTLKQAVELKDGTERTALELQRFYLERAEDWLARAPAVSMEARQVVKLWRQVLEALEERRWDTLLGKLDWVTKRYLLESCGTNTEGPGTETSGTGSAGKEAVLKTLDLRYHELGEGYLARMEAAGLAPRVVEPETVERAMEEPPEKTPAFLRGELIRRRGAARLPLKVTWDSAWIGGRLLGQVVHFRDPRANGRREPQI
- a CDS encoding MoaD/ThiS family protein → MVKNPAEAPAVTVYLPSLLRGASGGRGEVTVRGRTVEECIEALLNGQPLLRPHLFTDAGAQREHVSIFLNDTDVRWLESWNHPVRSGDTLTVLQAVSGG
- a CDS encoding sigma-70 family RNA polymerase sigma factor, whose protein sequence is MTSEEFDLSGPSEEEWSPEGHREELFRKLFDLHFQPVCNFFGRKGLSFDDALDLAQETFLLAYRGMESFRGDSSAKTWLFTIARRVWIDFLRRRGAGKRDGVHVPVEHAEDSAPAVLSSRARSAEDEPEPLELMLRKERMEELRAALAELPPKMRQCVMLRLSQGLKYREIAAVMRISGQTVKTYLFQAKNRLTALLEPYFSNFEL
- a CDS encoding DUF427 domain-containing protein, with protein sequence MVKATWNGEVVAQSDNTVVVEGNHYFPPDSIEARYFRDSGTTSFCPWKGTAHYYSLEVGGETNVDAAWFYPQPKEAAEEIRDRVAFWRGVQVQEA
- a CDS encoding alpha/beta hydrolase; translation: MLKIPIPDTEHHLAVRLDESAGEGSKGRAVLYLHGFGSSQEAEKAEFFRRRALEAGMSFCSLDFRGHGASDDDLEGLTLTRNVEDADLALQQLEERGYPPPVVLGSSFGALTGLWLSALHPDRVAAGLYIAPALDLEERTRSWAGEEGLAAWREAGRVRVATPVVETDLGWDFLADFERYTPAELSRRLATPSLLLQGQRDDQVGWERVAAFAAACDRTPVELHLFSDGDHRLLDRKALLWELMSHFLARQGFPR
- a CDS encoding S1/P1 nuclease, which codes for MMLRDAESMSRGAQRLSPAFFLLMLAALLVAPPAASPARAWGTTGHMLTAQIAYDSLSPQAREEANRLIAVLAAVDPRTPHFVPASVWMDEVRGSGLRAMDTWHYINLPINAGGLADVPAALETNVVWAIDQAAETLANPEATDFERAFMLRILLHVVGDVHQPLHCVGRFTTALPKGDRGGNLFFIQPVEEGAPDQLHWLWDATVGLFPRIAVEDDWQPQIAALAERIMTEHPRPVLPPWQRGAAEEWAREGFELARSVVYDGVAEGAPVTREYVLRAHRTISERLALAGYRLAQILEATLVPPTTDAELSDDAAAAAE